From one Solanum stenotomum isolate F172 chromosome 12, ASM1918654v1, whole genome shotgun sequence genomic stretch:
- the LOC125846903 gene encoding lipid phosphate phosphatase epsilon 2, chloroplastic-like isoform X1: MADLLRNGDAEDVAVKLGAFEQQALIHDFSTSASARFNATLNSLSKWLVAAVFGIIFLWRHDTEALWAASGSILNAGLSTVLKRILNQERPVSAIRSDPGMPSTHAQSIFYTVMFCVVSMVEYFGLNGITAVISALIFAIGSYLSWLRVSQQLHTTSQVAVGAALGFSFSVFWFWLWDAIVLDAFISHLWIRILVVLGTVAICVNFLLYMFRYWVLERN, translated from the exons ATGGCGGATTTACTCAGAAATGGAGATGCTGAGGATGTTGCTGTAAAGCTTGGAGCTTTTGAACAACAAGCTCTCATTCATGACTTCTCAACTTCCGCTTCTGCTCGATTCAACGCCACTCTCAATAGCCTG AGTAAGTGGCTGGTGGCTGCAGTTTTTGGTATAATCTTCCTTTGGAGGCATGACACAGAAGCACTTTGGGCAGCTTCTGGTTCTATTCTGAATGCTGGACTCTCAACTGTATTGAAGAGAATACTAAACCAGGAGCGACCTGTTTCTGCGATAAGATCAGACCCGGGAATGCCATCTACTCATGCACAGTCAATTTTCTATACAGTGATGTTCTGTGTTGTCTCAA TGGTAGAATATTTCGGGTTAAATGGAATCACTGCAGTCATTAGTGCACTTATCTTTGCAATTGGCTCCTACTTG TCATGGCTACGGGTTTCACAACAACTCCACACGACCAGTCAAGTAGCCGTAGGTGCTGCACTGGGATTCTCTTTCTCCGTTTTCTGGTTTTGGTTGTGGGATGCAATAGTCCTTGATGCATTTATATCCCACTTGTGGATTCGGATTCTTGTTGTTCTTGGCACGGTAGCCATTTGCGTTAACTTTCTCCTTTATATGTTCCGATActgggttcttgagagaaactGA
- the LOC125846903 gene encoding lipid phosphate phosphatase epsilon 2, chloroplastic-like isoform X2, with product MTSQLPLLLDSTPLSIAWLSKWLVAAVFGIIFLWRHDTEALWAASGSILNAGLSTVLKRILNQERPVSAIRSDPGMPSTHAQSIFYTVMFCVVSMVEYFGLNGITAVISALIFAIGSYLSWLRVSQQLHTTSQVAVGAALGFSFSVFWFWLWDAIVLDAFISHLWIRILVVLGTVAICVNFLLYMFRYWVLERN from the exons ATGACTTCTCAACTTCCGCTTCTGCTCGATTCAACGCCACTCTCAATAGCCTGGTTG AGTAAGTGGCTGGTGGCTGCAGTTTTTGGTATAATCTTCCTTTGGAGGCATGACACAGAAGCACTTTGGGCAGCTTCTGGTTCTATTCTGAATGCTGGACTCTCAACTGTATTGAAGAGAATACTAAACCAGGAGCGACCTGTTTCTGCGATAAGATCAGACCCGGGAATGCCATCTACTCATGCACAGTCAATTTTCTATACAGTGATGTTCTGTGTTGTCTCAA TGGTAGAATATTTCGGGTTAAATGGAATCACTGCAGTCATTAGTGCACTTATCTTTGCAATTGGCTCCTACTTG TCATGGCTACGGGTTTCACAACAACTCCACACGACCAGTCAAGTAGCCGTAGGTGCTGCACTGGGATTCTCTTTCTCCGTTTTCTGGTTTTGGTTGTGGGATGCAATAGTCCTTGATGCATTTATATCCCACTTGTGGATTCGGATTCTTGTTGTTCTTGGCACGGTAGCCATTTGCGTTAACTTTCTCCTTTATATGTTCCGATActgggttcttgagagaaactGA
- the LOC125846897 gene encoding lipid phosphate phosphatase epsilon 2, chloroplastic-like, whose translation MSIATALVISPFLRFPKFSNSKLDFRRKFASFSLYTRHKSSPLTIARTRTTAEDEAMGVSFEKEEVFVDGSSSSASAGLNATLNSLSKWLVAALFGIIFLWRHDAEALWAASGSVLNSGLSTVLKRILNQERPVSTIRSDPGMPSSHAQSIFYTVTFCIVSMVEYFGLNGITAVISALIFSIGSYFSWLRVSQQFHTTSQVSVGAALGFSFSIFWFWLWDAIVLDAFISHLWVRIVVVLGTAAICASFLLYVIRYWVLEEINLYY comes from the exons ATGTCTATTGCAACTGCCCTTGTTATTTCCCCCTTTCTTCGTTTTCCAAAATTTTCCAATTCCAAATTGGATTTCCGTCGGAAGTTCGCTTCTTTTTCTCTGTATACAAGACACAAATCATCTCCATTAACTATTGCTAGAACTCGAACCACCGCAGAAGATGAGGCGATGGGTGTCagttttgaaaaagaagaagttttcGTTGATGGGTCCTCGAGTTCTGCTTCAGCTGGGCTTAACGCCACTCTCAATAGCTTG AGTAAGTGGCTGGTTGCTGCACTTTTTGGTATAATCTTCCTTTGGAGACATGATGCGGAAGCTCTTTGGGCTGCTTCTGGTTCTGTTCTGAATTCTGGGCTCTCAACTGTATTGAAGAGAATTCTAAACCAAGAGCGACCTGTTTCTACGATAAGATCGGATCCTGGAATGCCATCTTCTCATGCGCAGTCAATCTTTTATACAGTGACGTTCTGTATTGTCTCAA TGGTAGAATATTTTGGGTTAAACGGAATCACTGCAGTAATTAGCGCACTCATCTTTTCAATTGGCTCCTACTTT TCTTGGCTACGGGTTTCACAACAATTTCACACAACCAGCCAAGTATCCGTGGGTGCTGCACTGGGATTCTCTTTCTCCATTTTCTGGTTTTGGTTGTGGGATGCGATAGTCCTTGATGCATTTATTTCACACTTGTGGGTTCggattgttgttgttcttgGCACAGCAGCCATTTGTGCTAGCTTTCTCCTATATGTGATCCGATATTGGGTTCTTGAGGAGATCAACTTATACTACTGA
- the LOC125846902 gene encoding putative germin-like protein 2-1: protein MALKSFVLIIAILAVVTSISHASDPSPLQDFCVAVNDSMTTVFVNGKVCKDPKVVTADDFFKSGLNVAGNTSNNVGSAVTAVNVNNLPGLNTMGISLARIDYAPYGLNPPHTHPRGTEVLTVLEGTLYVGFVLSNPGPNMKNKLFTKILHPGDVFVFPIGLIHFQFNVGKTKAVAFAGLSSQNPGVITIANAVFGSDPPINNDVLAKAFQVDKKVVNYLQSQFWWDNN, encoded by the exons ATGGCTCTTAAGTCCTTTGTATTAATCATTGCCATATTGGCTGTGGTGACTTCAATAAGCCATGCATCTGATCCTAGTCCTTTACAAGATTTTTGTGTTGCTGTTAATGACTCTATGACTACTG TTTTTGTGAATGGAAAAGTATGCAAAGATCCAAAAGTTGTCACTGCAGATGACTTCTTCAAATCAGGTTTAAACGTAGCTGGAAATACTTCAAATAATGTTGGATCTGCTGTAACAGCTGTGAACGTCAACAACTTACCAGGGCTCAACACTATGGGAATTTCTTTAGCTCGTATTGACTATGCACCTTATGGTCTCAACCCACCACACACGCACCCTAGAGGAACCGAGGTGCTTACAGTCCTTGAGGGCACACTCTATGTTGGTTTTGTCCTTTCAAACCCTGGTCCAAATATGAAGAACAAGCTTTTTACCAAGATTCTACATCCTGGAGATGTGTTCGTTTTTCCAATAGGTTTGATTCATTTTCAGTTTAACGTGGGAAAAACTAAAGCCGTTGCATTTGCTGGACTTAGTAGTCAAAATCCAGGAGTCATCACTATCGCAAATGCAGTATTTGGCTCCGATCCACCCATCAATAATGATGTTCTCGCCAAAGCATTCCAAGTTGATAAGAAAGTTGTGAATTATCTCCAGTCACAATTCTGGTGGGATAACAACTAA
- the LOC125846893 gene encoding galactinol synthase 2-like: MNPNVFDVANNGLAKAASLFSHAYVTFLAGNGDYVKGVVGLAKGLRKVKSAYPLVVAVLPDVPEEHRHILINQGCIVREIEPVYPPENQTQFAMAYYVINYSKLRIWEFVEYRKMIYLDGDIQVFKNIDHLFDLPNGYFYAVMDCFCEKTWSHSPQYNIGYCQQSPEKVQWPEQDLGPKPNLYFNAGMFVFEPSLLTYDDLLSFLQVTPPTSFAEQDLLNMFFKDIYKPIPNKYNLVLAMLWRHPENIVEIDKVKVVHYCAAGSKPWRYTGDEENMDRQDIKMLVKNWTEIYNDESLDYNNNINNTDNKFMPMLSKAPRGGRGCHTAPSAA; the protein is encoded by the exons ATGAATCCAAATGTATTTGATGTTGCAAACAATGGTTTGGCTAAGGCAGCAAGTTTGTTTAGCCATGCCTATGTGACATTTTTGGCAGGAAACGGTGACTACGTAAAAGGTGTTGTTGGTTTAGCTAAAGGGTTGAGAAAGGTAAAATCTGCGTACCCTCTAGTGGTGGCGGTGTTGCCTGACGTCCCAGAGGAACACCGCCACATATTGATCAATCAGGGTTGTATAGTCCGGGAGATCGAACCGGTTTATCCTCCGGAAAATCAGACTCAGTTTGCTATGGCTTACTATGTCATCAACTACTCTAAACTCCGCATTTGGGAG TTTGTGGAGTATAGGAAGATGATATACTTGGATGGAGATATCCAAGTTTTTAAGAACATAGACCATTTATTTGACTTACCAAATGGCTATTTCTACGCCGTGATGGACTGTTTCTGTGAGAAAACATGGAGCCATTCCCCACAATACAATATTGGTTATTGCCAACAGTCTCCAGAAAAAGTTCAGTGGCCTGAACAAGATTTAGGACCAAAACCAAATCTTTATTTCAATGCAGGCATGTTTGTATTTGAGCCAAGTCTCCTTACTTACGATGACCTTTTGAGTTTCCTCCAAGTAACCCCTCCTACCTCTTTTGCTGAACag GATTTATTGAACATGTTCTTCAAGGACATTTACAAGCCAATTCCAAACAAGTACAACTTAGTTTTAGCTATGTTGTGGCGTCATCCTGAGAATATTGTAGAGATTGATAAGGTGAAAGTTGTTCATTACTGTGCAGCAGGATCCAAACCCTGGAGATACACAGGAGACGAAGAGAACATGGATAGACAAGATATAAAGATGCTAGTCAAAAATTGGACGGAGATATATAATGATGAATCACTtgattacaacaacaatattaatAATACTGATAACAAGTTCATGCCAATGCTTTCTAAAGCCCCTCGCGGTGGCCGGGGCTGTCATACAGCCCCATCCGCCGCTTAG